A stretch of DNA from Plasmodium berghei ANKA genome assembly, chromosome: 11:
aatgAACAAAACGATGTATTAATAACTAGGCactgaaatatttttagatgATGTCAAcataatatagatattatataaaagtatatttattgaGCTTATATGCTCTAATAGTATTTTTTgctattatacatatataaattaataaatatgtattataaatatttcgtTTTACTAAGgagaatatatatgttttaaaatattttattctaaAACGATGAAATAAGGAAactttttacatatatttaaagtATTTCTATTGAGTGCAATAATAAGTTTTTTGTAACATACAATGCTTAGGAGTAAGaataatattgatatgGTActaaatagtaataaatatattaggCTTATTTAATTGGATTATATGGATATACgatagttatatatattattaaacttGTAATAATACTGACAATggataaaatgaaaaatggaTATTATGGTATCTAGGTAATTACACTTTTAATGTGATATTAGTATTAACATTATCAAGCAAgagaatataaattttattaataattatacaaatccccttaaaaatattgtttttatatctaaaaataaatacgttttattataaaatatacaatacataaatatgtttaggTTATAAGTATAAATATGTGGTTAAAATGGTAACTCATGTTCTATTGGTTCTCAGATTAATTCATTATTCCAACCaaagtataaataaaatattaaaattaaagttaacatatttatatgatttaatggttaaaatatattatttaatcatttatatactaaataataagaatgaaaagaaaatacACTAACTATTACCCCAAAACTAATTTATGCTCATGAGCTATTTTAATTGTAATAGATCAATTAACCTAATTTGCacattatgttttttaattttaaaaataaaatgagaTATTCACTCAAAACTATTcattaatttcatttatatataaagaagtgttaatatataaacaaagttattacacattttaaaatgGATCATTAATTTACATATTGATTAAATGTAAATGCACACAATATATAACTTAAttcgaaaaaataatattaattcatttattaaatgttataatttaaacaatttttctttcatttattggaaataatattaaagatCAATATATTCCGAGGAATAATAacttatataaatagtacGTTAAGGGTATATAATGATGAAACATAAAcatgtttttaaaaatccGGGTAGCAATGTATTTTTGGttctttaaatatttataataatataaaattttaaaattactttattaaaaaaacgaaaaaatgcatatttgTCATCTGTGTGCaaatgtataataattaggacatatgttttatttaaactTATTGAAAGGttacataaaattatacaatGAATTTATTCCACATATTATTAAGAATAGCGATATTTCGCATATGATAAAAACGATTCAAACAAATCACAAAATAAGGATACTTATCTAAATTGCAATAAAAGTGGATATAagttttatttcattatattattgtatattaatttaaaattaatattattatttagaaCAATACTAATAGTGCGTTTAACAActtgttattttatatagaTGAATCAAACAGTTGTTTAACCTATTTTGTTggagtatatatattttatataaaaacaatatgaTGCCAATCTACAAATTAAGAACAAAATTCCATTACAATGGACGAGAAAGGAATggtaaataattttattttaaaataaaacatggCTAccctttattttattgtatttGATTTGTCTACAAatcatattaaattttatttcaataaattttgcattaatgtatatttttattaatttatatatatttattcttaGTGTGAGTTATTTATTGAAGCTGATAAGCTTTTTAATGGTAAACATGTCAAACTGAAGAAAATTAACCAGTCTTCATCATACAAACAATATTGCCCCAATAATAAAGCATGCTCAAGTAACAGGGAAGGTGTTGGTGCTTTGGGCGGGCATTTATTTACGAAGTTATACGATAATAAAAGCAAGTATTATGAACATTTTATGATGTGGTTGgctaataaattatataatttaaacgAAGACAATAATATTACTCTAAGTTCGGCttacaataaatatttagaGAACAATATAggtaattttaattattggAATCTTTTACGTAATCAAGAGGATTTTAAAGATACTAATCTTAGGTATATGAGTGAATTGTACACGTTACttaaacatatatgtaatacaattgcatattataaaaaaaataaaaaaattgagaATCTTCGTCAGTATTCTCTAGATTGCcttaataaatatagaagCCTTTACAAGACTTTTTCTGGAGATGATTCACATCTGGATCTATtggaaaaattaaaaaaaatatatgacgACTTTAGAACTTCTGCTATTAATGATGATactgatgaaaaaaataatataaaaaatcgCCTTCAAGAACTTACAccaataaatgaaatagaTTCACATTCTACgaacaatttaaaaacgCTTGACTCTAATGATTCAAATGATCAATTGGAAGGTGAAAAGAAACCCGAAATTCCAAAGGAAAAGAGTACTCTAGAGGAGCAAAAAAATCCTAAAATCGAAGGAAAGAATGATGAACAAAGCACCGAACTACAAAATTCAGTGAATCAAACACCAAGCCAAAGAGAAGAACAATCAGTTACAAATGATACATCAAAAATTTCAGGAAATGAACCAGAAAATAGTGGAAAATCACAAGAAGACTCTGAAGAACAAGCAGTAGTTCAAGAAAAAACTCCAGAAAAACCACAGCCAGAACCACCGCCGGGACCACAACAACAGACAGTATTATCATCAGCGAATTCAGAATCATCATCACAACAAGACCCATCAACACCATCAATATCACCGTCAGGAACAGAAGAACAAAAACAACGACAATCTACATCTGCACAAGAAAAACCATTGACGAAACTTGTAACGggatttttaaatgattcCCTTAAACcgtattttttatctttttatgATACCCTTACTGAATATGGAAATCGTTTATATGGAAGTGCATCAACTAGCTTAACAAAAGGTTATTCTGTATTTATTGGGCTTGctaattatttaaacacTCAACCAAAAGATTCAGGAAGTAATTTACCTCCATCTGATAGTTCATCATCATCAAGTTCTACGGAACAAACTAAAACATCAGAATCGTCTCAGAGCCCAactgtaaaaataaattctgATAAAACGGATCAAGGAAAATCTCAAGCACAAGTGCCAAAACCAGTGATTACATCGGAAAGTTCAGTAACCGAAGTAAAAGAAAATGGAACAACAGGAATAGATGTTAATATACTCAAAAAATACAAACCAATTGGAATTTCAATTATAATGCTTTTAATACCCATTGCTTTAGCTATTATGTACAaggtaaataaaaagaaaactgTGAagtatacaatttttaaaatatttcttcactataaatattatatattttccataattttatgttagtattttccatttaaaTGGAGAAAGGaattgaagaaaaaaaaaaacatgaaaaaggttataaatatgtttggTGAAAATGAAACGACAAAAAGAGTTATAAACCCAACTGATCGAAAAAAACAAgtacaaataattataaatttatctaaaaaaaaacaggaTAAAAAGCTTACAAATCCATCTACTCAAAAAAAGCAGGATGAAAAGGTTACAAGTTCATCtactcaaaaaaaacaaactaAACAGTTTATAAATTCCATTTACTGGGGAAAATATccattattaaatatgtataaactTATGGAGACCGATCCTGTaccatttattattttgtatttggtgtttattttttatgtttatagaagaaaatgaGATTCTttagaataataaatataattaatagtTTTTGTTTTGTGTTCAGATTCTTTGGATCTGACTTAAAAATTCAATATaagtattaaaaataataactgcatattaatataagtAATTTGGcttatataaacaattaaaaagtGCATTTTgtgtaatattataatatgtgtattttattaatctATATAAAACAGTGTCTTATGATCGATTCATGTGATTTCAATTATAACTTCCTTTTCTATAActctaaaaatatattagtttataaaattatttattatcgaaaaaaaataaaagaggaaataaatcattaataaattattcaGATGACATGAATTGATATAATTAAGATATGTCCTATTTGGagataattaatttttaatgaacATTATTTGgtttataagaaaaatgaaaacaataaataaatcccattcatgaaaataaattttctaatattacggtctgaaaaatatatataaaatatatgtttatatatataaagctTATACAATAATGCATTTTCTATATGAGTAAATGTACTATATGTTTAATGAATCGAGAAATAAAGCATTTCTTATTAACtgtatttcattttctggTTTCACATGTATTATTCGTTGTGATTTATACAAGGTATACTTGaaaatttgaatattttatatgacTTTAATAGGAATAGTACAATTGatgtttatattcatagatatatttataaataaaattagtGCACATCAAtctatgaaaaaaatatttttacaaaaaaatggtaaataaaatgtgaaatattattaattaatatttaaaattggagaaatataacaataaaatataataaattaaaaatcatttaaatgtaaataacAAAGATATTTTACTAAAGTGCTCATTATATGGttgtatttattcatatagaacatatatatatgcacctaatatcatattatttaattgatatttattatttggtCGTGTGTAAATgataatagaaaatatataaatttacaaaatattaaaaccCCATCACTAAATATACCAaagtattaaaaattaattaaaagtttattttataacaaattttctaaaaataaattttagggaaaattattatatacatatattttgttataattaaaatattaaaaattatgtattttttagataaaagttaatatttctttgaaaaaaaacataatatatatatccataaacaattttaatgaatataacGAAATTTATTACAACATTGAATTAATGAATTCTAagaaaatagaaaaaattaataaatgaaataaaatttgttatttatagatatataatttatttataaattttagaACAAAAAACTATAGTAaacattaatattttggGAATAAATATCAAGTTATCAacattatttcatttatttaatacataaataaatctaAAAATGAGAGTCagtattttaaaatatgttctTTTTTCAATTGTTATTTGTTCTTTTGAATATTCCAAAAATGTAAGttacatattattttattattaataatatttcattatagTTTTTGTATCTATCGTTTTACATTAAccttatattattgtttcaTGTATTGGCAAAACACTTATGTTAAATTAAACCaacaattaaaattaattacatatatgttaataaatatttgattTCTTTGCAGGAATTATACTTTGTAAACGATAGAGGGATATGGCTTGAAAGGAATGTAATAAACTTTAGAAATAATAGGATATTATCATATGCAGATAACGAATTTGATTTAAATGGATTTTATCAATCAACTTTGAATCTTGCAAATCAACTTGGTGATTGTGTTGAAggtaaaaaagaaa
This window harbors:
- a CDS encoding BIR protein gives rise to the protein MDEKGMCELFIEADKLFNGKHVKLKKINQSSSYKQYCPNNKACSSNREGVGALGGHLFTKLYDNKSKYYEHFMMWLANKLYNLNEDNNITLSSAYNKYLENNIGNFNYWNLLRNQEDFKDTNLRYMSELYTLLKHICNTIAYYKKNKKIENLRQYSLDCLNKYRSLYKTFSGDDSHLDLLEKLKKIYDDFRTSAINDDTDEKNNIKNRLQELTPINEIDSHSTNNLKTLDSNDSNDQLEGEKKPEIPKEKSTLEEQKNPKIEGKNDEQSTELQNSVNQTPSQREEQSVTNDTSKISGNEPENSGKSQEDSEEQAVVQEKTPEKPQPEPPPGPQQQTVLSSANSESSSQQDPSTPSISPSGTEEQKQRQSTSAQEKPLTKLVTGFLNDSLKPYFLSFYDTLTEYGNRLYGSASTSLTKGYSVFIGLANYLNTQPKDSGSNLPPSDSSSSSSSTEQTKTSESSQSPTVKINSDKTDQGKSQAQVPKPVITSESSVTEVKENGTTGIDVNILKKYKPIGISIIMLLIPIALAIMYKYFPFKWRKELKKKKNMKKVINMFGENETTKRVINPTDRKKQVQIIINLSKKKQDKKLTNPSTQKKQDEKVTSSSTQKKQTKQFINSIYWGKYPLLNMYKLMETDPVPFIILYLVFIFYVYRRK